The Oryza glaberrima chromosome 5, OglaRS2, whole genome shotgun sequence DNA segment AGGGAGTGGGGAGAGAAGGAGGAAGAGACCCACGTAAATCCCACTCACCACATCAGCCGAATCGGTCATTTATAATGTTGAGGAACCAAGGTTAATAATCGTGGTGGTAAGGCTCGCAAGGGGGCAGAGGGCCCGTCGGTGTTGGATCCGTATCGCTTGCGAGGGAGGAATCCCACCAGTGCTGGATCCTTGTTAGTTGACATTGTTGTTGCCCTCCCTTCACCCTCGTCATCGAGCTATCCGATGAGGCTTTGCCCAGATCTGGCGGTCCCAAGGTTTATCGCTACCAAAACAACCATCAAAGGGCTTTTCTCACTGTCGCCACCCCTTTTCTCTTTGTCTTGTTTGCTAATTGGGTGCTGATACCCAACACTTCACGCGCAGCCAAAGCACGTGATATCAATCCACCCCCAGTCTTAAGTATATaagtatgtatatattttatatgcataCGGATATATGTACAAAGTATATACTAGTAGCATGTcggtgctaacgctacggtggcatttagtaatgtaaattaaatatgtatatgttttgacagcacaaaacaaaatatttaatagTAAAAGAGAATGATAGAGTGGGTTATTATATACTTATTACATAGGCACGTGTAAAATAACATCACAACCTTTACATATTCAAAACCATGTAATTTCTAACGTACAACTTCATAATCAGCGTCAATGAGTAGACAAAATCCAGACTATCCATCACCATCCAATGTCTGTTATCAAAAGTTTATGGTTTCTCTtataaatcataaaaaatagTTATTCCAATAACCtgccaccaaaaatattttttcttcttttttatcccATTTACATGACTCAGTCGCCGTTACCCATTCACATGACCTAATCACCGTTAAGAGGAGCAATACTGTTATTCTTTTTTTGCAAATCGGCATATCTATATATTTCTCTCTCCTATGGAGATACTTGCCAGCTTCAACAATCAACATAATGGTTGTGGTTGCCCTTCCATCGGTGATCGGTGCCAACACCTCCTTTAATTTGCTCCCCTCCTAGCTTCTGCTAAAATAACAATTTTGCAGATCAGAACCAATGTTGAAATTCATTCATCGGAACAAAAACGATGGAGGGTATATAACAATTAAAATACAGTAAATAGATATGCTTACCAACGCTTTGCTTCACAATTTTGCAAAGCGTCTAGACCACGAACAAAGCTTCTTtggcagcaaaaaaaaaatgataagctAATAGAAACGAGATTGTCAAAGTCACAAACACAATTAGGCTGAGTAGTTTTCTTCATTTTCCTAACTCATATCTCTCGTTTTCCATacggcacgcttttcaaactgctaaattatatgtttttttgcaaaaaaaaaatatgtacgaaagttgtttcaaagaatcatattaattcattttttagaaaaagtttaactaatacgacttaattaatcatgcgttaatgcATCCTCTTGAACACAGGCTTCGTTATCTCATTGAACAGAAGACAGGGATACATCCTGAGGCACAAAGTTGTAGATTCACCGTATTACACAAATATTAGTTACATATTTGTGTATTACAGTTtatatatgcaaatataaagttcttatatgtacctatacaatttttatatatgtataaatttatatacttttgacatataattgttttttacatatatgcatacaaactTTATACGTATAAGTTTGTACGCATACGTACAAAATTTATATGCATACACAAAAAGTTTGTACAAGTACGTATATGTACCGACATGTATTCCATATGAACCATACCATACGGAATAGTGACCGTGCGGGAAGGTACACGCCTAGTCGCTAAGTAGTGATCTGGGTTCGCCATCATCGCCTTGGCCCTTTTCCCTTCATGCCCGATCGTCACCGTTGAGAGAAGGAGCTATTGGGAGGAGTCGAGGCGAGGACTAAGGAACTGTAatgagagggaggggagagggtgcAAAGGGTGTGGACTGTGGGGAGATGCAGGGACAGCCGGAGAAGCCCAGGACTATGGGAAGAGGAAAGAGATCGAGCACGAGGACTGCTTGGAGAGCAGTCCATCCAACCGTAGTACCTTTATGTTAATCCTTTTACATACAGCAATGACAAGAACGTAAGTAGGACATTATGTGAATGTGGGCTCACTCAATGTGTAGAGTGGACTAATATGAATTTGGAGCTTGGGGTGTTACAaatgtgaaaattgatttttagcAGGTTGTGCCATGTGACCGATGACCCTTGTTGCATTTTCATAGGTCTGTGCTTATTTAGGCAAtctgtaaaaataaaaagggagtaTTCATCGTATCAAAACTTaataagagcaggtataatataTAGTGATGCGAGTTATGACCTGTgagctgtgagcctgtgaccgATGACCCTTGTTATATCATAGGTCTGTTTttatttaggccctgtttgggcagcggaggggggggggggcgcttcTAAGGCCCCCTAGTTGCCTCGACTGCGCCATTCACCACACCGAGATAGTGAGAGGCGATGAGAGAGACAGGGCAACGATGCtattgacggtcgttatagatCAATTTCGACATCAATATATCCAGAATAAAGGAGAACCAGCTATGcttgcaatatatattttattagaaaTAATCTATCTCCACTTGTACATGGAATTTTATTTGAATACAAAGATCTATACATAAACAAAGGAGAATCGGCTGAAAATAACCAAGCATTCAATCGACGACCGCCGAGTAGCAGACTTATGGATAGATGGGCTTACAAAACCAATTTAACACCAGCAAATAAGCCCAACTACCATACCATGGAGAATAAAGCCCAACAAGGAGGATCCAGGCGAAAATTGGAGGCCGGATGGGCTaacccaggttcggccgaaccctagctgAGGCCAATCATACCGGCCTTCCACGTGGACATCCAGGATACCTCCGCAGtgacggttgcggggcatttcCGATAATTACAACCACCACAACCGTCGTTGGCAACCTATTTAAGGAGGAGGCATCACTTATTCCCTCACAGACCCAAGAAGAAGAATCAAGAGctctctctagtttatttacTTTGTTatagtgctagtggagtagaaATAGAATACTTTCTTAGTTCCTCAAATCTTCAAGAGATTTTGGGTATGGTTCTAGTAGTTCTTCCTTCTCTTGTAAGACTTGTCTTGTTAACGAAATATTTCTCTTTATATAGCTCCGGTCCTTTACTTCATTTATATTATCTGAGTACTGACTTTATGTTATACTTGTCTCGATATAATGATGTAGCTAGCTTACCAGAGatatgcaatggtgtgggtttaaAGGTTATTTCGATGATTGCTCTATGTCTGCTGCAGCAATatggagtagtatttagtaatgtaagcatagtgcttagattattagatatcaTTAATTGGTATTATATGTTgcgggacagtagaggtgggccgttgatggtgatagctcaatacgggtattcctccacgtggGTATATTGTATTAAGACAATTTCTCGGTgtggtactcctccgtattcaTTACCGGTTGGATGGCCATGACAGGTTGACACAAGAAACTCGGCAATCAGGAGTGGTCTCTCGAAATACCAGGAGGGCATAGTTAGGGGTATTGGCTGCATTGTTGTATACTAACAAGTGTATATTAAAATGGCTACATACTAGAAGTAGTGAAATGATTCTATTCttctccacttagcttagattttattttaataagaGTAATATGGTTACTTCTTCTGTGTGCAACATATTTCTACCCCTGAATATTGGTTTACCCGTACTTATACTTTGATCTATATAAGTGATATGaattattagcatagtactctcttgtcatatcttcccttggattaaataaatacaatacatTGGAATACTTCCGGATGAAATGCTATAGCgatatatccgtgcgcttgcagattaTATCTGTAACTATAAAATATATTGAGAATATTTCGACactattgctgggaattatatttatagtaatgtcgttaagaaataccaacaagcatttatAGCGTCATTGCCGAGGAAGATATTTGATTAAGAGTTCACTACATGCTAATAACTTTATATTCACCAATGTTTGTTCACTATCCTTTTGCGGGCTAACCTTGattgtttttgctttgttgagaaAATAGGGTAGTGTATGACTAGTCTCAACTTGCCAAAAACTTCCAAGACAATCCTGAAGCCTTCTTTAGAAGCGCCAAACCTCGTGCCTTAGCAGAAGACACTCTCGGCAGAAAGACCAGCCATCCTAGCGCCTCTAGTCTTCAAGAAAATGGCTGAGAAGACCCTCCGCGAGTTCACTGCTCCTTCTACTGACAACGTGCCCATTGGACCTTAAGTCAACGTGGGAGATGGTGACTTCGATCTGAAAACCAGCCTGATCACGATGGCGCAAGCTAGCCCGTTCTGTGCAAGCCTAACGACGAAGCAAGTGCTCATCTGCAACAATTCCTGGAAATCCGTAGCCCTGTCACAGGGCTATCTCTTGTGGCATCAAATGCCTCGTTTCTTGAGCGATGTCAAGCCAGAAGATGATCTCTAGTGCCATATGGGGTTGTAATTTTGACTTTTTAATGAGTTTGCAGCTTGATTTCCTCAGTTTCTTTGCCATACTTCCAAACTTTTGGTATATGATGTGGAGGGGTTCATGGTGGGATAATCTTGCCTCCCACACTTCCGCAACGGTTTGATGGAAGCTTGGCAAACAGATCCAGCTAATCTTAAAGCGGAAGATTTTAACCTTCGGGCGTGCGCCCTAATTTGTCAGCAACAAAGGACAATTGTCTAAGAGGGATGTTGAGAGCACTTGCAGGAGGTGTCACTCAAATGCGACATCCCATGTTGTGTTGCAGAAAAACCGATCAAGTTTATATAGATTGATCTAGTGCGTGTCAGGGAATTTGCGGGTGTCTAATTGTATGTGCACATAAATGTTGAGTGTAATACTCTAGAGCGAGCAAAAGAATCCAAAGTACCTAGAAGAACGGACTGCTAAGGCCATTTAGAGTGCAAGACATGACTATGAGAAAACTCGAAGTGCAGAAAATAGGATGACTACTTTGAAACAACTCTCTTCACAGTTCAAGCAACTTGTGATGGGTGCTATaggtatttttgtattttagaCTTTgttatatcaaaatttatacTGTTGTTAAAATTTTACACTCAACACCCTGAAATCTAgagaataattaaaaaaatcttaccCCTCCTCACCCACCCTCCCCAATCTCCACCTGATTCCTCGGcacggaaaagaaaagaagggtgGAGGTCAAGGAGTTTCCTTGGCGAGGCGACGACATGCTCGCTGGTGCCGCCGGTTCAGATATCCTCCTCCTGAGGTCTAGCGGCGGCGGGCCGAGCTCCCATAGATGAGGGATCGAGCTCGAGGGCGGTGGGTCAAAATAGGTGGCTGGTGGGTAACTTGTCGCTAGGTTGGGGGCAGAGGGAGGACGGCTGCGCCACTCGTCGGTTTGCCTCAGGTGATTCAAAGAACGTGGACCTCTGCAGATATCCGTGGCTCTTCACAAGGGTACACTGCTGCACGAACGTGAAGCCGAAATTCCTTGTTGGTGCCGTGGGGCCGAATGACACATCAGCCCACTATGAATGACCTAAGGGTGTTCACAGTGTGTCATCCTCATATGAGGAGCCTCAGAGTACTACGTTGTCTAGGGCTATGGttctaaaatttgaattcttTACGACGCAAGTGGCATTACAAGTggctttaattttatattttagcccGTAAAACTTTTGTTTCAGTTCTCATATTTTCTATAATTTGTCTGGAGGTCAAAAATTTGCAATAAAATCCCCCATCCCCCTTCTCTCCCTTATCCTCACGCCACTCCTTCTCTCCTCACGCTGGCGACCCGCCCGACGCCTCTCCTCCCCTAACCCCTGGCCAATGCTTGCCATCTCCTCCCCCGACCAGCGCCTCTCCTCCCCCTGCCAGTCCCCACGTTGTAGGCAGCAGAGGACATTGAGGCGGGTCTTGGTGGCAGCGTCCATGGAGTGGCCTCAGCGGTGGGCGTGGATCAAGGATAACGTAGCCATCGAGCTCCCAGTGGAGCGGATCGAGGCTGGCCTCACCGGTGAGCGCAAATCAAGGCTAGGGACGGCTAGCGAGCAAGCCGATGTTGGCTTCCCCAACCCCTCTGTTGGGTTTCCCTCCCCTTCCCACGACAACCTCGAGGCTAGCCATGGAGCTTAGGCGGCAACTAGATCAGGGCGTCGCGGCAATGCTGTCCTGCTTGTTATGAGTGTCCTCCGCCGACAGCCTCTAGATCAAGGCGGCGGTTGTCGAGCATTCCGGAGGAGTGGGAGATGGCGACGAGCCCCGCGACGGCACGAAGTAGGAGCTGCGTCCTTCTTGGCATGGAGAGGGGGACGACAGCAAGCTCCTCAGCATGACACGGAAAGGGGACACGGAAGATGGGGGATGGTGGGCTCCCCTCCGTCCGCTCCGTCCGCCGAGACGAGATCCCTTTCCTCTGTCACCTTTCTCCCCTCcgtctctttctccctctccgtTCCCAGGCGACGCAGGCAACGACGACACGCACGAAAccacacactctctctccccATGCCACCAATCTTCGAACGGGCTGAAGAACGGGTGACCATCTTTGGTCACGCGTTCCTCAATTTGGTGGGCCCACCCACTAACGTGGCACCAAATCACACAGAAAAGCTAGCCGACGTGGAGAGCTCGGGCCGAATGACAGCACGATATACAGTGAACGCCCTAAGAAGGGTCATCGTGACCTTTCTAAGATCTTGCGTCAACTTCTGGCTTACAAAAGCAGAAAGGCATCACTCACAATAATTCTTTAGGGCCCGATGTAGCACACTTCCATACCCTCTGCCCCTGTACCAAACAAATCTGCCCACGGGACGAAATCAAGAGATGCACAATAAAATAACCACCCATCGCATTGTTCCTTGTGTACTCCTTGAGCAACCCCCTCCTAGCCAGCACATTTCTTGGGGGTGAAAGGACGCAAtcctagctagctgctgctacaTTTGCCACTGCCACTGTGCGCCCAAGTCCCCACCTGTTATAAATACTACCATATCTTCGGTCCATTCAGCATCCAACAAAGTCATTCCCTCCGCCATTAATAACAGCCAGAAAGAGTGTAGTAAAGGTGTGTGCACAAAGCAGCAGTAAAGAGCACAGGCAGGCTGGAACAAGCAGGAGAGCGATCGATCCAGTAGGCAGGCAGTGGCAATAGCAATGGCTAGGCCTTCTCTCCCGTGTGCCGTCGtggccgtcctcctcctcgccctcctccccacgccgtccaccgccggcgacccTGACCTGCTCCAGGACATCTGCGTCGCTGACCTCACCTCAGGTTTTGTCAAAGAATTTATTTGTCTTGTTCTCCGATCGAGCAAGATTAGATTacagaaaataaatttgtttggtgcagCCGTGAAGGTGAATGGGTTCGCGTGCaaggcggcggtgacggaggaCGACTTCTACTTCAAggggcttgccgccgccggcaacaccAACAACACGTACGGCTCGGTGGTGACCGGCGCCAACGTGGAGAAGTTGCCGGGGCTCAACACCCTGGGCGTGTCCATGTCCCGGATCGACTACGCCCCCGGCGGCCTCAACCCGCCGCACACCCACCCGCGCGCCACCGAGATGGTGTTCGTCCTGCAGGGCACCCTCGACGTCGGCTTCATCACCACCGCCAACAAGCTGTACACCAAGACCATCTCCGCCGGCGACGTCTTCGTCTTCCCGCGCGGCCTGCTCCACTTCCAGAAGAACAACGGCGacacccccgccgccgtcatctCCGCCTTCAACAGCCAGCTGCCCGGCACGCAGTCCCTCGCCATGACGCTCTTCGCGGCGTCGCCGGAGGTGCCCGACGGCGTGCTCACCAAGGCCTTCCAGGTTGGCACCAAGGAGGTGGAGAAGATCAAATCCAGGCTTGCACCCAAGAAGAGATAATTAATTTCTTTCAGAATTCGCACCTCTGCATTTCTGTCCATGGATGAGCTCCGCAATGCTGCTCCGGCAGCAGGCACAAAATTAAAGCTTGTAGGTCTTCATTGTAATAAAGGCGTTTGTTCATTATAAAATCCAATCATTTGACAATTAACGGTGACACCATTCATCTGCTATTTTAACTCTTATACCAAATCCATTTATTCCCTTTCTGCACTGCACATGATAGCTGCAGAGAATTGGAAAAGTGATCTTCAGATAAAAGATCTCCATGGACACCGGCAAAAGTGTACCTCGATACCACATTGTGAATGACATACTGATATGCCGCAGTTACTTCACGTAGAAAGGTAAGCCATATGTACATGTACTCTTTGAGAGTACATAAAAGATCAGCAGAGTGTTTTGAGAGCATAAAAGATTCGGTTAATCGGTAAGTAGCAAGAACATATGAACACATCGCAAAGGAATGACAGCAAGTAGACATAAAGAGGGTGGCACGCTTTATGGAGGGAGCAATGAAGCATGTTGTTGGGCGTAGGGACCATGGCCAAGGGCATGCAGCAGAAGGCAGATCAGCTTTTCttgctttttgtttttgttttttcaactGTGCCGGACACCGCGCCATCACTTTCGCATCAAGCAATTCCCTGACCCATACCAACACGCC contains these protein-coding regions:
- the LOC127774024 gene encoding germin-like protein 5-1 — translated: MARPSLPCAVVAVLLLALLPTPSTAGDPDLLQDICVADLTSAVKVNGFACKAAVTEDDFYFKGLAAAGNTNNTYGSVVTGANVEKLPGLNTLGVSMSRIDYAPGGLNPPHTHPRATEMVFVLQGTLDVGFITTANKLYTKTISAGDVFVFPRGLLHFQKNNGDTPAAVISAFNSQLPGTQSLAMTLFAASPEVPDGVLTKAFQVGTKEVEKIKSRLAPKKR